GTTTGATAAATCGGTTGTTGCTTCACCTGTTTGTTGGTCCAAATATCAAGAGTGGAAGCAACATATTCTGAGATTTCAGTGAGCAGGTGTGGGTCTCTGTAGAGCAGCTCCTTAAAGGACAGCAGCACCTGATATAATCTGGTAAAAGGGATGTTGTGAAGGTTTTCTGTCAGAGAGCACAGACATGGAGAAAATCACGCGCAGAGTTAATGCCTCGAACTTTGCTAAACCTCCTTTTAGCATGTTGTAATAGTTCACCTGCGATTATTTTGCTGCAAACACTCAGCAGTGGTTTGGAGTAGAAGCCCAtggcggccaaagtgaagatcatgTGTTGAGAGTTGGGAAGGCTGAACTGATCACTCATCGATAAGGCCTTTCTCTAAAAGAGACAAGACAATGTAAGGCAGCTCAATGACAATCATTAGCAGACTTAAAGCTGGGAAATACTATTCAGTTAACATTTCAAGGCGATGGCAGAGTTGTACTATTTTAATGTGAAAGTTCTTTAAGTGTTTAAATAGAAGTCTAAGGAAAAACGTCACAGGACATCACTGCAGAGTGGGTGTGGGTCTAAACTGAATATTGTAAATAATATTTTCTGCTGTCTGCTTTGCCACCTTTTACTTTTAAAACCATTAATTACCCAGGTAAAAGTGGTCAAAGAACACTtttgaaaacaaacaaataaataaaaataaagaatattaTTACAGGATCAGCCCAAAGCAAGTCCAAGAAGAAAATCATGTATATAAAATGGTCCTTTTAAAAACTACATTGTTTTTGTGATTGACTGAAACAAGTTTGTTTGTTATCAGAGCCTTAATATAATTGTTTACATgcaaaaaaatatttattaaatggAATTAAAGTCCTGTTGGCTTAATtgggaacgtgatctccggctctcactggagcggctcgcagccgagtgtgaagcagctgggatgagaatcagctcctctaaacctgagaccatggtcttgagtcggaaaagggtagaatgccttctccaggtcagggatgaggtcctgccccaagtggaggagtttaatgggccattcccatctgtaccgggtcggcccgggccgggtaacgtaggttgtttacatatctgggtggcctggtatttttccgggccaaccaaggctcattctcagccctcttctcgagggggtctgcttcaggccgaccagggccaacacgcccactgctgacaccaaattcacaccttccattagagcaagcctctgattggtgggtagaatcagcccacatgggcttaaggcaaggatgtgtggaatcaaccgggccaggctggggccgactggggctacccggcccgggccgacccggtgcagacgggaatggcccatatgcgtctcggggtcttgttcacgagtgagggaaaactggagcatgagatcgattggcggattggtgctgcatctgcagtgatgcgggcgttgtaccggtctgtcgtggtgacgagagagctgagtcagaaggcgacgctctcgatttaccggtcgatctacgttcctgccctcacctatggtcatgagcttggggtagtaaccgaaagaacgagatcgcggatacaagcggccgaaatgagttttctccgcagggtggctgggctctcccttggagatagggtgtaAAGCtcgatcatctgggaggggctcggagttgacccgctgctgctccacatcgagaggaaccagttaaggtggcttgggcatctagttaggatgcctccccgaTGAGGTTATTCAGCCACGTCCAATCGGGAGGacacctaaaggaagactcaggacacgctggagggacaattggcagtttcacatctgggccagtCCAGTCTGGGTGGCATCGGTCCGGATCCCGCACCAGTAGGGATGCGCCAAAAAGTCAGTGGTGTCTCCCTTAAATGACCACCATGCGGCTCAAGGTATGGCAGCGCTGTCTcggtgtgtgtgctcctcacagtAGTGAGGAGAGGCAGAGAGCTGCTGCAGCTTCAGTCAGAGACGCCTTTCTCCTcagtatccagaatgataatgaatcacgCATGCGAGAAGCTCCCACTGACTGATTCTATCCAACAGTCAGAAGCTCCTCCTAACAACAGACATATATTTGAGGCGGCCAATCAGTCGACAGTGGTtgtgttggacctgttcagccCAAAGCAGACCGCCTTAGTACGGCCGAAAACCCGACCGATTGAGCACAGAAAAACACAATGCTACCTAGATGTGAACACTTTGAAAGCTACCCAGTCCGGTTCGTGCTAGCCCAAATGTGAAAGCAccatatgtctctcagctggccagggaacgccttaggattcccccggaggagctggcccaagtggctggggagagggaagtcttggcctccctgcataggctactgcccccgtgacccgaccctggataagtggctgaaaatggatggatggaagataaCAAAGTCAAAATATGTAAACCTCTAGTTTTTGTTTAAGATCCTTTGGGGAATCTTTTCCCAAAAGGTGCATCATGGTCTGGAGAGCCACCACATTTTTGATCCCAGGAAGACTGATTTTAACAACAAGCCtgaaacacaacaataaaaaaaaggctTTTCAGTTAGGGACCTATTATCAATTTACACGTTTAGTGGTTGATGGTTTGATACCTCATCCCCTCCTTCAGTGCATCCACATTCGGACCGTCCATCTGTTTCAGGCAAGAGGCCAAAATGGACAAATTCTTCTCATCAAAGTCATTGAGCTTCTCCTGTTGATGGATGGTGATGAATTACTATGAAAGTCTGAAATGTCTTTACATCAGAGGATAATTTCCCAACGTCCTACCTGGCAAGCTCGAAGGAAAGTCTGGACCACATAGCTACGTTGAGGGACACCCAGTTTGACCAAACTCAGTAGGGCGTATGTGATGTCATCGTTTCTCATGAACTGAACAGATTTCATCGCCCTTTGCAGTAACTTGTCAAATTCAGGGTGCTCAAACATCAGCTGCAACTCATAGCACCGCTGCTCATCGGACATCTTCTTCGTGGAGGACCACATGTGGGTCAGGCAGTTGCTGACCTGGTGATTTGTAGGTGAGTACATACAGGTGAGGTCCAACACGTCTGACGGAGAGCGACATCGCTCCAGGTGGTTCCAGAATGGGGAAATTATCGGTCTCTGCGTTGAAGTTGTCTCATCAGTTGGAAATGATTGCTCCACGTTGTTAATCTCATCCATTCCTTCATTATGATTCCTGTTCTGAGAGTAGAACCTTTCTGAACAGGCAAGACTACTGGAAAGACATTTCTGGTTCTGCTTTGAGCACCAGAGGCGAACAGGATGAGTAGAAAAATATCCCGTATTAAGGAAATTGAGCTGTTTCCGTGGAAACCTCTGACAGCAAAAACGTAGGGACCATCTGATGATGTTTTTGGGTACCCGCGCAGACATGATGATAAAGAAGAGCTTCGCAGATGTTTTAGGAGTGTAAATATAATGGTTTTCTATTTTTTTAATGAACACGAACAAATTAAACATATGTCTAAAATTGCACCATTAAGCTATTTCCGTTGAAACAGAGGATGTTAGTTAACTGGAGCTTACAAATGCTTTCAAACAACAAATATGCCCAACAACAACTAACAATTAAAAAGTAATTTTCGAGAAACAAGGTCAAATTATGGATatgaaacaagctagcttaagttAGCTGCCTCGCAATTTCTCACCCGAAagtcaaaaacataaaaataaaacattgcaaCACAATTTAGTAACAAAAGAAGAGATTCGTTAAGGCACGATATGTGGAACTGCATGAGCTATAATGTAATTTGAGTAGTTTATGCTAGATTTCTCACGCGCTGGTCAATGGTGCGTGCGCTGCCGTAATGTGTCCCCTATCAACTTACAAcacggtccttcgaaggatgcagaccctgaattgagacacagccgatAAATGATTGCTACAAACAAACAATTACTAAAATGCAAATAATAAGACCGTTGTATTTTTTACATTCTAAAAACCATACATCAGTTAATTTTTGTGATATAGTTTAGGTTCAGTGTTAGGTTTATGCTGTTAAGTGTTGCTACACGGAAGTTAATACGCTTAACGCACCAGGTTACCTAGCAACCAAAGCTTTCATCTGATCATGGCGAGATTTGTGCTGGCTGGTAAATTTCAATTAGAATTTCagtaaaaataatattttatctACATTTTAAAATTCTAAATGTACCAAATTTACAGGAAAAGCAGACTGTCCTTATTATGCTCAAGCGGAACTATTGGCAGATGAACTACAACGATCTCTGCCGGACTTCAGGGTCCACAAGATCCCCATCCTGCCAGGTCAATGGAAGGTGAATTATCTTTTATAAACAAAATATAACAACAAATGAAGCTGCCAATCAATCATTATACATTATGTGTAGAATAAGATTGGAAAATATCAATGAGGAAGTTAAATAACACGAGttagaaataaatatttttaccatcaaagtaaaaaaaaagtcaaactaTATATTTCTTATTACTGATACTGAATCATAAGCAACATGCAAAATGAGTAAAAAAATCCCTAAAACGTTcgcaaatttaaataaaataatagacTAAAATAGTGCTATTTAGATTTTTATAATTGGATTTACATGGTTtcctatcaatttatttattatttttagcaTATCAATAAACCAACAAGTTTATTAATGAAGCGCCTGTCAACACAAATTGGCAGGGTTGCTTCACATCAAAACACACAGACAAAATCAACATATATTAATTATGCATAATTACATACACATAATTCTATTATGTATTCTTTTAATGTTGCTTTTTGCCTCCCTCTTCTTCATGCTTTTTGATAGGAATGGCTTGAGTCCACGTGCCAAACAAATGGCTGGGTGCACGAAGACTCTCCTTTGGTCTGGAGGGAGCTGACAGAACGGGGGGGCAAAGGGACGCTCCTGGGGGGTTTCAGTGACTTCATGAAGCATTGTCAGGTACGTACCGATAGCATTTCCAGCTACACACACAggagtcatcaatcagatgtttcGTAGGACTACTACGGGGCCACATCAGACATGTCAACAGACACCATGATAAAAATTGCAGCAGTGAATTTGGAAACCCAGATGAGCCTCATTGCAGAAGAGCGTCGGACCAGTCTTCTGCATTTACATGTGTGGATCACTGGGTAAGTTAGACGTGTTAGATGTGTTGTTAAGgcaaacaaatgttttaaaatgcaTGTTGATAGAGGATGTCTTTGCAGTGCACTCAACCCAACATCCCAGATCTTAATCCCTCACTTGCTGTCTGTGGAGGTGTTTCCTAAAGTCACTGCAGTTCACCTCCACTTACTGGACCTGGACGGGACCGAGGAGGCGATGCAAGAGCTCAGGATAAACACTGAGGATCTGGCACTCAACTTGCTCTATCGGGTACTTTCAGGAACTCTTCAAAGCTTAAAGATAAAGTAAACTTCTAATAAACATGAACCCACAGGTGACCGTTCACAGAGATCTGGAGCAGGCGTTCCACAAAGCCAACGTTATTATCCTTTTagatgatttaagcacagatggaGAGGAGAATGATGAAAAAGTGAAAGAAGCATCAGTGCGGTACAGAGCGTACGGGCAGCTCATCGACCAATGCGCCGACAAACAGGTGAAGGTGATTGTGTCTGGGGACGCCTTCGCCAGCCTGAGGTGTTCGCTTCTAGCCAAAACCGCCCACTCCATTGACAGCCAACAgtttgttgccatggcaacacagCTGGAGGATGCAGCCAGAGCCATAATTGCAAAAGAGATGAAAGTGAGGCCATCAGGTACGTTAGCACTTCCGTTTACTGAACCGCAGCATCGACAACGTGGGGGTGTTATAATTTCTCTCTGctgctgcagatgtggcagatgttTTTGTGTGGGGGAACATCAGTGGTGAATTCTTCATCGACCTGCAGAGGGCAAAGGTTTTTAACTATCGAGGCACAATATCTGGACCTGCTTTCTTCTCCCAGTCAGTCCTCCAGATTCTATCCAACAGGTTGGTCAGATTCCAGCTGTGTGCAACAGGTGGGTCGTTCAGGTCGTGTAAATGTTGATGATCTGCTCGCTCTTATTGCCAACTGCTTCTGTCCAGGGAATGGTTGGAAAGAGACCTCAAGCAGCAGGTGCGACATCGCCGTGCAGCTGTGGCCTCAAAAACCGGCCGCTTCACCGCCGTGTCCACCACCCACGGGATTCTCAGACTCCTGAAGGCTTGGCTAGGCCTCTCCAGTCCAGAAGAGAACCTGTCTGCCGGTGTCCTTTGTTCAGGTCAGAACACAAATGTGATGCTAAAATAGCAAGAAGCTCTTCAGATGATGCATGCATCCACCTCGTGTCTCGTCCCAGGCACGTTCGGTCTCCCAGATGGACTTGTCCTCTCCGTCCCAGTCAGATTCACAGATGGCCAGTGGCTCATGCTGCCCGACGCCATTGATGATGAAATAAAAGAAAGACTCCAGCTTTGTGTGAATGAACTCCATCAGGTTTGTTTCATCCCATAAAGGTTTGTTGGAAAGCACATTTTACTGGGGAAATGTATGGAAAACTTCAGTTAACATCGTCACTATAATGGGCAGCCAATAAAAAAGCTGGACTTTGTGTCTATATAAAGTATGAATGCATGTCAAGCGAGTTAAAAAATGTCCATCCCATCCCTAATGCTAAATGGACTCTTTAATTTGTGCTAAAATGCTAAAAGAGAAATAAAGAATCTCTAAGGAGGAGCCTACAGAGTGACGGTCTGGTCTGAACTCACTCTTCCAGGACAAGAATGAGTCGTTTAAAACAGGAATCAGGACACTCTCTGGACGGTTTCCTCTGAACTGACTTGTTTCTGCTTTTTAGAACGTGTTGCACACCTGAAATGTTAAAATGGTTTATAGACATCTAATTTAAATTTAACGTAAATAACCCTAAATTTTTAACCAATTTTTTCTTCTTTATTCTAGGAAAAGGACTAAGGCTCTTTGGGACATGGATGTTACAATCTCCATAGCAACGGTTTCAatttgttcttttatttttactttcacaagtgTCAGTTTTCCTTTTGACATGTTTAGTAGGAAAATTTCTCCACAGCAGACATAAAAAAATCTATTTGAATAATTTGTGGAGAAAATtggaaattaaaaaataaactccTTGTTTTTTCTCCATAACTGTACAGTTCCTTAGTTTAAACCTAGCGTGAGTTTTTAAGCATCGAACACGACTACCATAACACAATCACACTAAATCTGATGTCTCCACCCACATCTAAACACACCAGACTGTTTATTCCCATCGTTAGTAAGAAAACACCCATCAAACCGGAAGCATTCACTGGTCTTTTCGGCTGACGAGAAGAACATGAACAGAGTTGCCTTTACATGCAGAAAATACACTTCTCCCCGTTTCGACACTATAAACAACAGAGAGGAAACGGGCGTTAGGAGAAACACGAAGCACTACGACGTGTGGGGAAATGAATACATCTTTAGCTGTTATGCTCACTTTGCACAGGCCACCCCTGAGAGCTGGATGCTGAGTGGTTCTCTGAAGCGGAGGTCGTTGCATACAGCTGAATGCAGATTATTAATGCCGTCTGTGTGTGTTTACTCAGGAGCACGCATCCCCGGCACGGGCGAGACACACGTGGGAAAATAGagattttaaaaagaaaacaaaaaaatcctGAAAACTGACCTAAAATTCTGATTTTTAACAGCATGCTTCAGCGAACATCCTAGAGGTGACTGTACAAAACGTACAAGGTAAGCAAGTTTAGATCAAATAAAAATGACACGTGGATGTCAAAATACTTTCCTATTTACAGACGAGTACATTTCTGTGTAGTTTTTACAAATTTTCCAAATCCAATCGTGACAAAGATTCAGAGCCAAAACTGGACTCTGACGGGAACGTTCGGCTAATGGTTACATCTGGAGATGATCTGTGCCATTAAAACACGCATTTATAATCGTTATGGGTAAACAGAAACAGGTTAAAATAGACCGATGTCCCCGAAATTAAATAATTTACAGAAAAGGACGTAGCAGCTACAGACCCAACGCACCCCACCAGCTCGGATGGATGTAGCCAGTAACCGAGGCATTGTTATTGTTACAGGGTCGCTGAATTTGACCAGATTCAGATCAAACACAAACAATAATAACGCATTTGTTACCGCCGATTCACGTTTCTGCTTTAAATATGGAAACTATCGGGTAAAAAATGGGAAACTGTACAGGACACAAACGAGTGTTTAAAGGGGACGGATTAGAAAGGGCAATAAAAGGTTTGTGCTTGAGAGCTAGTTTGAAATGTGCTAATAAACAGAAGGAAAACttcatatgtcccctttaaaggtgcagtaaagCTGTTGTTACGAGTGAAGCCGCCCGATTGGTGCCTTTGGAACAAGACCAACCTAAAGCTCTAAACTCGGAGGTTAACGTTGGGTTTAGAGAGAAGTTTAACGTAGAAATTAAAGCAAAAAAAGAGATGAGAGCGTGGATGAATGAAGGAGGGCTATGACTGTGGGTGTGGCGAGTCTGGAGAGGCTCCGCCCACCTCCAGCACCTCATCTGCCTGCTCCAGTTCACTTTGGTCCAAAAGCTCAAAGTCTTCTTCCTCGGCTGGAACTAGCGTGTCGTCTGGGAGGTCTTCACCGGTGCCGCTTTCCGTCGTGACTCCTTCCTCTGGGTCTCTGTCGGGATCGACGGTGGATTGAGTGGGGGTCTCCAGGGCGCCTGGCGGGGTCTCGGTTGGGAGGAACTCGGCCAGCGCGGGCTCCTCGCTGGCCTCGCTGGAACGCAGCAGAGCCGACAAAGTGTTCTGCACCACGGTGGAGATGGCCGAGCTCACGATCTCCTCGCTCAGCGCCTCCAAGGAGCGCTGAGCTCCGTGGGTCGCCGCAGCTTCCGTCTCCACCCCTCCCTGCCTCGACACTTCCTCCTGTGTGTCTGGAGCGAGCGGCGTGGCCCCCTCGCTGCCGGGTGGACGGCCGTGTCCGTTGAAATGTGTGTTCACAAAGTGCAGCGGCGACGCCAGGTGCTGGAAAAGGAGGCTGGCTGGACTCAGCAGCTCCCTGTCGGACTCGGCGCCGGCTGGCACGCCGTCTCCGAGGCTCGCGCCCCGCAGGGTGAAGTGAGGCAGATTGTGCTCAACGGAGGGAAACTCAGGCAGATCCCGCAGGTAGGCCTCCTCCGGCTCGCTGTGCAAGCTGTGCTGGTCCAAATCTAGAAGAGAAACGAGACAGTAAAGAAAAGAGCCGGAGCGGAGCCGACTTTCCAGACGGAGTTTTACCTTCAGAAAGGTCTGTCAGCTGAGGGGTGGTGGCTCTAGACACAGAGAAGCCTCCACTTTCCAATATGGACGCCTCTTCATCGGACAGCTCCGAGTCCGTGATGGCCATAGCCAGAGCTGTAGTCTTCACATCCACCTGATCACAGAGGGAATGCATAGAACAGTACTTATTACAGCTGCAGCAGCAAACCTTTTATTATTAGGATCTCTATTAAATATTCAGACCCAAACGTTTACTGGGTCACTTGTGTTTATGATCAAATAAACATTCTCTGATATTGGAAATGCACACTCTCTTGTGAAAGTGCAAATGTCATTACACCAGGAGCGCtccagtagcctagtgaactagaccaaattcttgctttgcaaagtttggtctaggcatgctccactggaacctccgcagctcctaccaggactctggctggccaatcacagctctctagaggggtttcaaacacataaagagctgtgaatggtccataatggtgggccaatcatagtgatctatctgcttagtgaacaaatcacagagctttatccgctttgtgggccaatcagggcactctatgtgcctggtgggtgggatgatgcaacagagtgaaacaagagtatgtcacattcatcgtccagtggaatgcggagatcatttgaaagacaacggtagaacccgccccacaaccgagagccgtcaatggagcgtggcctgactaaataatacatttatttagtctggcttgccaggctagcgctCCAGTTCAGTGGGTCCTGCATTCCTCAGTCCAGGAATGGCTGTTGTTCTTGTAAAGGTGATAACATCTCTAAAGCAGggttgcccaatcctggtcctggagggccggtatccagcaggttttgttgtttttcttctccaacacacttgattgattgatggaatgacctgtgcagcagctcatcaagctctgcagacacctgttaattacctgatgattgaaatcaggtgtgctgaagcagagtaccggcgctccaggaccaggactgggcacccctgctctaaagGCGTGTGGAGGTGACCCACAGAATTACCTGAAACATCTGGGCTTGACCTGCCTGAGTGCAAAATGTTGATGAT
This sequence is a window from Nothobranchius furzeri strain GRZ-AD chromosome 14, NfurGRZ-RIMD1, whole genome shotgun sequence. Protein-coding genes within it:
- the fastkd2 gene encoding FAST kinase domain-containing protein 2, mitochondrial isoform X2, which encodes MFNLFVFIKKIENHYIYTPKTSAKLFFIIMSARVPKNIIRWSLRFCCQRFPRKQLNFLNTGYFSTHPVRLWCSKQNQKCLSSSLACSERFYSQNRNHNEGMDEINNVEQSFPTDETTSTQRPIISPFWNHLERCRSPSDVLDLTCMYSPTNHQVSNCLTHMWSSTKKMSDEQRCYELQLMFEHPEFDKLLQRAMKSVQFMRNDDITYALLSLVKLGVPQRSYVVQTFLRACQEKLNDFDEKNLSILASCLKQMDGPNVDALKEGMRLVVKISLPGIKNVVALQTMMHLLGKDSPKDLKQKLERKALSMSDQFSLPNSQHMIFTLAAMGFYSKPLLSVCSKIIAENLHNIPFTRLYQVLLSFKELLYRDPHLLTEISEYVASTLDIWTNKQLVLFLSVFEDLVFCPSALMEAYAGKVMENPNALTLKDLLCVLKVYSSFNYDLQHRRQHFLDSLSDALGSYLPNMPGMQLLKAVYCLCLLNHFPSVLLEHLLDSHVLEQLETKFPKGRDRMLQMVDLCLRLDCPPLPQPLTVPSSVLGNPSPNRPLVNPRLSRSLQRLLAGQTDTEFQETVVVENFYFVDGVITKPLPNQSCETETSSCAEEQSSPAGSNQRIAVIYAPNSSFCYDTSHPRGHLAVQIRHLQILGYSPVLVTEQDLQLVSDGELLDVLRRRIFPEHASETCMKTEDLGS
- the fastkd2 gene encoding FAST kinase domain-containing protein 2, mitochondrial isoform X1; protein product: MFNLFVFIKKIENHYIYTPKTSAKLFFIIMSARVPKNIIRWSLRFCCQRFPRKQLNFLNTGYFSTHPVRLWCSKQNQKCLSSSLACSERFYSQNRNHNEGMDEINNVEQSFPTDETTSTQRPIISPFWNHLERCRSPSDVLDLTCMYSPTNHQVSNCLTHMWSSTKKMSDEQRCYELQLMFEHPEFDKLLQRAMKSVQFMRNDDITYALLSLVKLGVPQRSYVVQTFLRACQEKLNDFDEKNLSILASCLKQMDGPNVDALKEGMRLVVKISLPGIKNVVALQTMMHLLGKDSPKDLKQKLERKALSMSDQFSLPNSQHMIFTLAAMGFYSKPLLSVCSKIIAENLHNIPFTRLYQVLLSFKELLYRDPHLLTEISEYVASTLDIWTNKQLVLFLSVFEDLVFCPSALMEAYAGKVMENPNALTLKDLLCVLKVYSSFNYDLQHRRQHFLDSLSDALGSYLPNMPGMQLLKAVYCLCLLNHFPSVLLEHLLDSHVLEQLETAKFPKGRDRMLQMVDLCLRLDCPPLPQPLTVPSSVLGNPSPNRPLVNPRLSRSLQRLLAGQTDTEFQETVVVENFYFVDGVITKPLPNQSCETETSSCAEEQSSPAGSNQRIAVIYAPNSSFCYDTSHPRGHLAVQIRHLQILGYSPVLVTEQDLQLVSDGELLDVLRRRIFPEHASETCMKTEDLGS
- the mdh1b gene encoding putative malate dehydrogenase 1B isoform X1, whose amino-acid sequence is MARFVLAGKADCPYYAQAELLADELQRSLPDFRVHKIPILPGQWKEWLESTCQTNGWVHEDSPLVWRELTERGGKGTLLGGFSDFMKHCQDYYGATSDMSTDTMIKIAAVNLETQMSLIAEERRTSLLHLHVWITGALNPTSQILIPHLLSVEVFPKVTAVHLHLLDLDGTEEAMQELRINTEDLALNLLYRVTVHRDLEQAFHKANVIILLDDLSTDGEENDEKVKEASVRYRAYGQLIDQCADKQVKVIVSGDAFASLRCSLLAKTAHSIDSQQFVAMATQLEDAARAIIAKEMKVRPSDVADVFVWGNISGEFFIDLQRAKVFNYRGTISGPAFFSQSVLQILSNREWLERDLKQQVRHRRAAVASKTGRFTAVSTTHGILRLLKAWLGLSSPEENLSAGVLCSGTFGLPDGLVLSVPVRFTDGQWLMLPDAIDDEIKERLQLCVNELHQEKD
- the mdh1b gene encoding putative malate dehydrogenase 1B isoform X2 encodes the protein MARFVLAGKADCPYYAQAELLADELQRSLPDFRVHKIPILPGQWKEWLESTCQTNGWVHEDSPLVWRELTERGGKGTLLGGFSDFMKHCQDYYGATSDMSTDTMIKIAAVNLETQMSLIAEERRTSLLHLHVWITGALNPTSQILIPHLLSVEVFPKVTAVHLHLLDLDGTEEAMQELRINTEDLALNLLYRVTVHRDLEQAFHKANVIILLDDLSTDGEENDEKVKEASVRYRAYGQLIDQCADKQVKVIVSGDAFASLRCSLLAKTAHSIDSQQFVAMATQLEDAARAIIAKEMKVRPSDVADVFVWGNISGEFFIDLQRAKVFNYRGTISGPAFFSQSVLQILSNRLVRFQLCATGNGWKETSSSRCDIAVQLWPQKPAASPPCPPPTGFSDS
- the retreg2 gene encoding reticulophagy regulator 2, whose protein sequence is MASGEEASSYPSVTSSSVGLEDLFPAGTSEQACGDANPELERLRERLQAWLSPYEPLLLWVQRLLVWERPLYSIAAALTLNTLFWLLSSTSLRPLFLLSVSLLGLMLLERWKPKLPIITVHPAETRPDQSETLSSEHHLLSVPELSHHLAESYLTCCLYLQEMLQYKRRNHSKFCVMMFSGCFVLAVVGHYVPGIMISYIIALSVLLWPLVVYHELIQRMYTGLEPILMKLDYSMKGDTEHHKHDKRKVKKEVEEGDEPRAETESESEEEDEELCCFAPTVDVKTTALAMAITDSELSDEEASILESGGFSVSRATTPQLTDLSEDLDQHSLHSEPEEAYLRDLPEFPSVEHNLPHFTLRGASLGDGVPAGAESDRELLSPASLLFQHLASPLHFVNTHFNGHGRPPGSEGATPLAPDTQEEVSRQGGVETEAAATHGAQRSLEALSEEIVSSAISTVVQNTLSALLRSSEASEEPALAEFLPTETPPGALETPTQSTVDPDRDPEEGVTTESGTGEDLPDDTLVPAEEEDFELLDQSELEQADEVLEVGGASPDSPHPQS